A single genomic interval of Lathyrus oleraceus cultivar Zhongwan6 chromosome 7, CAAS_Psat_ZW6_1.0, whole genome shotgun sequence harbors:
- the LOC127104949 gene encoding secreted RxLR effector protein 161-like produces MEEPVYTHWKALKRILRYIQGTVSLGMFYSNSEKYKLVGYSDSDWCGDIDDQKSTSGYVFFMGNTAFTWLSKKQPIVTLSTCEAEYVAASWCVCHAIWLRRLMSKMELEQKDATIIQVDNRSSIELAKNPVNHERSKHIDVRFHFIREHVKEGSVELKHVASKDQAADIFTKPLSKEIFDRGKKLIGMMNRRNI; encoded by the coding sequence ATGGAGGAGCCAGTTTACACACATTGGAAGGCATTGAAGCGAATTCTGAGGTACATCCAAGGAACAGTGTCACTTGGGATGTTTTACTCGAATTCAGAGAAATACAAGTTGGTTGGTTACTCTGATAGTGATTGGTGCGGAGACATAGACGATCAAAAAAGCACTTCTGGATATGTGTTCTTCATGGGAAATACTGCATTCACTTGGCTTTCTAAAAAGCAGCCAATAGTAACACTTTCGACATGTGAAGCAGAATATGTAGCAGCATCCTGGTGTGTTTGTCATGCAATATGGCTCAGAAGATTGATGAGTAAAATGGAACTAGAACAGAAAGATGCTACAATAATACAAGTTGACAACAGGTCATCAATTGAGTTAGCAAAGAATCCAGTAAACCATGAAAGGAGCAAACACATTGACGTTCGTTTTCACTTTATTCGAGAACACGTGAAGGAAGGAAGTGTCGAATTGAAGCATGTAGCAAGTAAGGACCAAGCAGCagacattttcacaaaaccactatCAAAAGAAATCTTCGACAGAGGGAAGAAATTGATAGGCATGATGAATAGAAGAAACATTTAA